A window of the Methanomassiliicoccales archaeon genome harbors these coding sequences:
- a CDS encoding KH domain-containing protein codes for MREELKRMLKVDILEIKYEGDKVIVYVPKNQVRIAVGSGGSAVRAAELVLGKKIEIRGR; via the coding sequence ATGAGGGAAGAACTAAAACGCATGCTTAAGGTAGACATACTTGAGATCAAATATGAAGGAGATAAAGTGATTGTCTATGTTCCAAAAAACCAGGTTAGGATAGCAGTAGGAAGCGGTGGGAGTGCTGTAAGGGCTGCAGAGCTAGTCTTAGGAAAAAAGATCGAAATTAGAGGTAGATAA
- a CDS encoding site-2 protease family protein, which produces MPMELKKQELEDLILSFIVLTLIFSNFELTAIPYVALGIFTAFVFHEIAHRQVARKYGYYAIYRRWDTGIMLALLLGILNKLLGFGFIFAAVGAVQVYSLYAGWEDRKIYGKISLAGPVTNILIGTFALILLLLGEFSGTLWASLYYTTVINLWLAFFNLLPIPPLDGYKVLRWNPGYWGVAIGMAFLLQSII; this is translated from the coding sequence ATGCCTATGGAACTTAAAAAACAAGAACTTGAAGACTTGATCCTCTCTTTTATAGTCCTTACACTAATTTTTTCAAATTTTGAATTAACTGCAATTCCTTATGTTGCCCTTGGCATCTTTACGGCATTTGTATTCCATGAGATTGCCCATAGGCAGGTTGCCAGAAAGTACGGATACTATGCCATCTATAGGAGATGGGACACCGGAATTATGCTGGCTTTGCTGTTGGGGATACTAAATAAGCTTCTTGGATTTGGATTCATTTTTGCCGCCGTTGGAGCAGTTCAAGTTTATTCTCTCTATGCGGGCTGGGAGGATAGAAAGATTTATGGAAAAATAAGCCTCGCTGGGCCAGTAACAAACATACTCATAGGTACCTTTGCCCTTATTTTATTACTCTTAGGAGAATTTTCCGGCACTTTATGGGCCTCTCTGTATTACACAACCGTTATAAATCTGTGGCTGGCTTTCTTTAACCTTCTCCCCATTCCTCCCTTAGATGGTTATAAAGTTCTAAGATGGAATCCTGGCTACTGGGGAGTTGCAATAGGCATGGCATTCCTCCTACAGTCTATCATTTAG
- a CDS encoding cupin domain-containing protein: MKYKEPFGVKLDFETGIIENAKKSVRRLSDMKGYFVDEEAWEKMVKEGDPVAYEVYAIEQEEKDGDLNFATTILYPGKVGNEFFMTKGHYHSKIDRAEAYFALKGKGGMLLQTPEGEARFIEMEPGTIVYVPPYWAHRTINTGKEPFIFLALYPADAGHDYGTIAEKGFSKIVIDENGKVVIRDNPKWKE; encoded by the coding sequence ATGAAGTACAAAGAGCCCTTTGGTGTTAAGCTCGATTTTGAAACCGGAATTATTGAAAATGCAAAGAAAAGCGTCAGAAGACTCAGCGACATGAAAGGTTACTTTGTTGATGAAGAGGCTTGGGAAAAAATGGTAAAAGAAGGGGATCCAGTTGCTTATGAGGTCTATGCAATAGAGCAGGAAGAAAAAGATGGGGATCTAAACTTCGCAACCACTATCTTGTACCCAGGCAAAGTTGGAAACGAATTCTTCATGACAAAGGGGCATTATCACTCAAAAATAGACAGAGCTGAGGCTTATTTCGCCCTTAAAGGTAAGGGAGGCATGCTGCTTCAGACTCCAGAAGGGGAAGCAAGGTTCATTGAGATGGAACCCGGTACAATAGTTTACGTTCCCCCATACTGGGCTCACAGGACAATTAACACTGGTAAAGAACCCTTCATATTCTTAGCTTTGTATCCTGCAGATGCTGGCCATGACTATGGAACAATTGCAGAAAAAGGATTTTCCAAGATAGTGATTGATGAGAACGGAAAGGTAGTCATTAGGGATAATCCAAAGTGGAAAGAGTAA
- a CDS encoding methylmalonyl-CoA mutase family protein gives MTFDKKRIEEIKKAEEEWNEKTVKPFIAKAPERKEKFMTDDGFEIKRVYTPANLENWDYLEKLNFPGQYPFTRGVYSTMYRGRLWTMRQYAGFGTAEESNKRYKYLLEQGQTGLSVAFDLPTQIGYDSDHPMAEGEVGKVGVAIDSLKDMEILFDGIPLDKVSTSMTINATAANLLAMYILVGQKQGVPQNQLRGTVQNDILKEYIARGTYIFPPNPSMRLTTDIIMYCAEKVPKWNSISISGYHIREAGANAVQEVAFTLADGIEYVKAVIARGMDIDKFAPRLSFFFNAHNNFLEEIAKFRAARRLWARIMKEKFNARDPRSMLLRFHTQTGGSTLTAQQPENNIVRVAIQALAAVLGGTQSLHTNSYDEALSLPTEKSVRIALRTQQIIAYESGVVDTIDPLGGSYYIEWLTDHIEEEAMKYIEKIEAMGGMMKAIERGYIQKEIADSAYKYQKEVEEKKRIIVGVNEFIVDEPLDVEILKVDPSIRDRQIERLKKLRSERDNKKVEEALNELRKAAETEDVNLMPYVIEAHKHLATLGEVTDVLREVWGEYRAPLIF, from the coding sequence ATGACTTTCGATAAAAAGAGAATAGAGGAGATTAAAAAGGCTGAAGAAGAGTGGAATGAAAAAACTGTAAAACCCTTTATTGCAAAAGCGCCAGAAAGAAAGGAGAAATTCATGACTGATGATGGTTTTGAAATTAAAAGAGTCTACACTCCTGCCAATCTTGAGAACTGGGATTATTTAGAAAAACTTAACTTCCCAGGTCAATATCCTTTCACAAGAGGGGTCTACTCCACAATGTATAGAGGAAGACTATGGACAATGAGACAGTATGCTGGTTTTGGAACTGCTGAGGAGAGCAACAAGCGTTACAAATACCTCTTGGAGCAAGGACAAACGGGTCTAAGTGTCGCTTTTGATTTGCCAACACAAATTGGTTATGACTCCGATCACCCCATGGCAGAAGGTGAAGTTGGCAAAGTCGGTGTGGCTATTGATTCCCTTAAGGACATGGAAATACTATTTGATGGAATTCCCCTAGATAAAGTCTCCACCTCAATGACAATTAATGCCACAGCTGCCAACCTTTTAGCTATGTACATTCTTGTAGGCCAAAAACAGGGAGTCCCACAAAATCAACTGAGAGGAACCGTACAAAATGATATCCTAAAAGAATACATTGCCAGAGGAACTTATATCTTCCCTCCAAATCCCTCAATGAGATTAACAACAGACATCATAATGTATTGTGCTGAAAAAGTTCCAAAATGGAACTCAATAAGCATAAGTGGATACCATATCAGAGAAGCTGGAGCAAATGCAGTTCAAGAGGTAGCGTTCACACTAGCTGATGGTATTGAATATGTCAAAGCCGTTATCGCGAGAGGTATGGACATCGATAAATTTGCTCCCAGACTAAGCTTTTTCTTCAATGCACACAACAACTTCTTAGAAGAGATTGCAAAATTTAGAGCGGCCAGAAGATTATGGGCCAGAATAATGAAAGAGAAGTTCAATGCAAGGGACCCAAGATCAATGCTCTTGAGATTCCACACTCAGACTGGTGGATCAACACTTACGGCCCAACAACCTGAAAACAACATAGTTAGAGTTGCTATCCAAGCTCTCGCTGCAGTTTTAGGAGGTACTCAATCCCTTCACACTAACAGCTATGATGAGGCCCTTTCACTCCCAACAGAGAAAAGCGTTAGAATTGCCCTAAGGACACAACAAATTATTGCCTACGAGAGTGGGGTTGTTGACACTATTGACCCACTTGGAGGTTCATATTACATAGAGTGGCTCACTGACCACATAGAAGAAGAGGCAATGAAGTACATCGAGAAGATTGAGGCCATGGGTGGTATGATGAAGGCCATTGAAAGAGGATACATCCAAAAAGAGATTGCAGATTCAGCCTACAAGTACCAGAAAGAAGTGGAAGAGAAGAAGAGAATCATAGTGGGTGTAAATGAGTTTATTGTTGATGAACCCCTCGATGTCGAGATTCTTAAAGTGGATCCAAGCATCAGAGACAGACAAATTGAGAGACTTAAAAAGCTAAGGAGTGAAAGGGACAACAAGAAAGTAGAAGAAGCTTTAAATGAGTTAAGAAAAGCTGCTGAAACCGAAGACGTAAATCTAATGCCATACGTCATAGAGGCCCATAAACACCTTGCAACCCTTGGAGAAGTTACAGATGTGCTAAGAGAAGTATGGGGAGAGTACAGGGCCCCACTGATCTTCTGA